The Vicinamibacterales bacterium genome contains the following window.
GCTCGTGGCCGCGGCAGGATCCGGTCGGCCGGCGCTTCACGTTCGGGGCGCGGGATGCCGGCGCGCCGTGGTTCACCGTGGTCGGCGTGGTCGGCGACATGCGCCGGCAAGGTCCCGAGCGCACGGCGCTGCCGCAGGTGTTCGTCTCGCTCGCGCAGAGTCCTGCCTCGCGCAGCGTGAATCTGCTGATCCGGACATCGTCGGATGATCTGCTCGGAATGGGCGACGCGTTGCGGGAGGCCGTGCGGCGCGTCGACAGGAACGCGCCGATCGTCGGCGTGGCGCCGCTGGAGCAGCAGCTCGGGACGTATGTCGCCCAGCGACGCTTCCAGACGTCATTGCTGACCGGCTTCTCTCTGGTTGCGCTGCTGATGGCGGCTGTCGGCGTCTACGGGCTGATCCAGTATTCGATCGCCACGCGCACGCGCGAAATCGGATTGCGTATGGCGATCGGCGCGCAGCGCGCCGACATCTTCCGCATGGTGGTCGGCGAAGGGCTGGCGTTGAGCGTGACGGGCGCCGTCATCGGCCTCGCCGGAGCCTGGTGGCTCGGCCGGGCGGGGTCGAGCCTGCTGTTCGGCGTCGCCGCCGGCGATCCGCTGACGTTCGCGACCGTCTTGCTGCTGCTGATTGCCGTCGCCGCGGCGGCGTGTTACGTCCCGGCCCGGCGCGCCATGAACGTGGATCCGATACGCGCGTTGCGCGTGACGTGAGCTCCGGCGCTACGATCCCGCAGACGCCGGCAGCGGTTCATCTGCGCTGGCGCCGTAGATCGCCGGTACCTTCGACCCGCACGCCCGCAGGTACGATGTCAGCTGCCCGCGGTGGTGGATGGAGTGGTTGTTCGCGAAGCCGAGATAGGTCACGTTCGGCTGCTGCATCATGCCGAAGAAATCCACGACCCTGGTCAGGCGCTCGGCGGGAAGCGCGCGCAGTTCGTTGAGTCTTGCCGGCACTTCCCGCTGGTAGAACGCCGCGAGATCCTCCCCGTTCCTGAACCGCGCCGCCTGGGCCTTCTCCGCCTCCGGGTCGAACTTGAAGCCGCCGTCGATGATGCTCTGGATGAACCACACGTCGCCGAGGGCGAGATGCGTGGCCAGCTCCCACGCGGTGCGGGATTTCTCGTCCGGCCGGTAATCGCGCCCATCGACGGGCACGTTCCGGAGCACCTTGGTCGTGGCGGGCAGCTCCCCTTGCCAGAGATTCGCGAAGTACTCCACCAGCAGCTTGGCCTGTTCTGCGTTCATCACCGTCTCCCCGGACATGAATGAGGGCGTTTCGAAGCGCGGATGGTATCACGCGAGCGGCGAAGCTGCGTCAACGCGGCCTGAGTTCCTCGACCGCGCCGCCCGGGCCAGCAGGACACAGGCCATCAGGAAGAACGTCATGTTCGGCATCCACGCTCCCACCGCAATCGGCAGCGTCGATCCGGAGGCGATGACCGCCCACGCCCAGTGAACCGCGAAGTAGAACATCGCGAGGCCTACCGCAAGCGCCGCCGCGGGCCCGGCGCGACGCACGTGGCGCGCCAGACCGCACGCCACCAGACCGAGCGGCACCGACGCGCAGCAGAGCGCCCAGAGCACGTGGTATTGGCGGACGGCCGCAGCATCCGTTCGCCGACCGAGCCGGGAGAGCCCAAGCTCGTTGAGCCCTCGCGGTATCGAGAGGGTGCGCCCGTCGCCGGCGACGCGCGCGGCGATCAGCTCGCGGAACGCCTGATTGGCGTCCGGCATCATCCACTCGAGCACCACCCACACGACCATCGTGAAGATCAGGCCGATCGCGAGCACCGTGCCCACGCGGCGCCACGTGACGCGTTCCCCTCGCATCGCCCACAACACGGCGACACACAGCCCCGCTGGAATGCTCAGCGGCAGGGCCTGGGGGACGAGGATCAGGGCGAGACGCGCCCCAAACGCCGGATCGGCCTGCCACGAGGGAAAGCTCAGGAGAGGTGGAACGATCAACGGAATCGTGAAGAGGGCCGCTGCGAGCGCGGTGACGATGCACGTCCGGGCGGCGTCGGCTTGCGCGCCGCCCATGTGAGCGTGCGAGACGGCCCGCAGTCCCAGAGAGATCACCGCGCGTGCCAGCGCGAA
Protein-coding sequences here:
- a CDS encoding LptF/LptG family permease — protein: MTPAAERIRALASRLFAAQTMERVVDPILADLHCEYADALARGRRWRARLHAVRGWFALARAVISLGLRAVSHAHMGGAQADAARTCIVTALAAALFTIPLIVPPLLSFPSWQADPAFGARLALILVPQALPLSIPAGLCVAVLWAMRGERVTWRRVGTVLAIGLIFTMVVWVVLEWMMPDANQAFRELIAARVAGDGRTLSIPRGLNELGLSRLGRRTDAAAVRQYHVLWALCCASVPLGLVACGLARHVRRAGPAAALAVGLAMFYFAVHWAWAVIASGSTLPIAVGAWMPNMTFFLMACVLLARAARSRNSGRVDAASPLA
- a CDS encoding DinB family protein, producing MNAEQAKLLVEYFANLWQGELPATTKVLRNVPVDGRDYRPDEKSRTAWELATHLALGDVWFIQSIIDGGFKFDPEAEKAQAARFRNGEDLAAFYQREVPARLNELRALPAERLTRVVDFFGMMQQPNVTYLGFANNHSIHHRGQLTSYLRACGSKVPAIYGASADEPLPASAGS